A window from Candidatus Desulfofervidus auxilii encodes these proteins:
- the pyrH gene encoding UMP kinase: MKLKYQRVVLKISGEALLGEQSFGISPDVLKFLAKEIAEIVKIGVQSAIVIGGGNIFRGRQAKALGIDQATGDYMGMLATVINALALQVALEKEGMEVRVMTAIPMRAVAEPYIRRRAIRHLEKGRIVIFSAGTGNPYFTTDTAAALRAAEIKAEVILKATKVDGVYEKDPLQYADAKKYDELSYMEMLEKKLQVMDATAVSLCMENKLPIIIFNINIPGNIKKAIFGEPVGTKVC, translated from the coding sequence ATGAAACTCAAGTATCAAAGGGTAGTGCTTAAAATTAGTGGTGAAGCACTTTTAGGAGAACAATCCTTTGGTATAAGTCCAGATGTCTTAAAATTTTTAGCTAAAGAAATTGCTGAAATAGTAAAAATTGGTGTTCAATCTGCAATTGTGATAGGTGGCGGTAATATATTTCGAGGACGCCAAGCAAAAGCCTTAGGTATAGACCAAGCTACTGGTGATTATATGGGTATGTTGGCAACAGTTATCAATGCCCTTGCCCTTCAAGTAGCCTTAGAAAAAGAAGGTATGGAAGTAAGAGTTATGACTGCTATTCCTATGCGAGCAGTGGCTGAGCCCTATATTCGTCGTCGTGCTATTAGACATTTGGAAAAAGGACGTATAGTAATCTTTAGCGCTGGTACTGGTAATCCTTATTTCACTACAGATACAGCAGCTGCACTTCGTGCAGCCGAAATCAAGGCTGAAGTAATTTTAAAAGCAACTAAAGTAGATGGTGTTTATGAAAAAGATCCTCTTCAATATGCTGATGCTAAAAAATATGATGAACTTTCTTATATGGAAATGTTAGAGAAAAAACTTCAAGTAATGGATGCAACAGCTGTTTCCCTTTGCATGGAAAATAAATTACCTATTATTATCTTTAATATTAATATCCCTGGCAACATTAAAAAGGCAATTTTTGGTGAACCAGTTGGCACTAAAGTCTGTTGA
- the argJ gene encoding bifunctional glutamate N-acetyltransferase/amino-acid acetyltransferase ArgJ encodes MYNKKINIPGFLVSTTKSAVNMVLIYSEKPATVAGTFTCNQVKAAPVKLTKKRVKSGLAQAIIINSGNANACTGRQGEKDAKEMTALVAKGLKIPEKYTLICSTGIIGEPLPMGDIRNGIKKLLSSLKPVGWEEAAKAIMTTDTFPKIVFKKGKINDTVFSLLGFAKGAGMIMPNMATMLAFFLTDIAIAHKPLSVIFKKIVSQTFNRISVDGDTSTNDTALILANGYAKNHILEKVHPIFEECLFEVASELAKMIVKDGEGASKFITIEIHGAPSIKAAEKIASTLANSLLVKTAIYGGDPNWGRIMAAIGRSGIKFDPKKIDIYFGNLCLVKSGIGQGKEDEAKKYLTQKEINIKIYFHRGNKTITWYACDLTPEYVKLNAYYRT; translated from the coding sequence ATGTATAATAAAAAAATAAATATTCCTGGTTTCTTAGTAAGTACTACTAAATCTGCTGTCAATATGGTGCTTATTTATAGTGAAAAACCAGCAACAGTTGCTGGTACATTTACTTGCAATCAAGTAAAGGCAGCACCAGTTAAATTGACTAAAAAAAGGGTAAAATCAGGTCTGGCTCAGGCTATTATTATTAATAGTGGTAATGCCAATGCTTGTACAGGAAGACAGGGAGAAAAAGATGCTAAAGAGATGACTGCCCTTGTGGCTAAAGGATTAAAAATTCCTGAAAAATACACACTTATTTGCTCAACTGGAATAATTGGTGAACCATTACCTATGGGAGATATCCGCAATGGTATTAAAAAACTTCTTTCCTCCTTAAAACCTGTTGGATGGGAGGAGGCTGCTAAGGCAATTATGACTACTGATACATTTCCAAAAATAGTATTTAAAAAAGGAAAAATTAACGATACTGTTTTTTCCCTTTTAGGTTTTGCTAAAGGGGCAGGCATGATCATGCCCAATATGGCAACAATGCTTGCCTTTTTTCTTACAGATATAGCTATTGCCCATAAGCCACTATCTGTTATTTTTAAAAAAATTGTATCTCAAACATTTAATCGCATTTCAGTAGATGGAGATACTAGTACAAATGATACTGCTTTAATTTTAGCTAATGGTTATGCAAAAAATCATATTTTAGAAAAAGTGCATCCCATTTTTGAAGAATGTCTTTTTGAAGTAGCATCTGAATTGGCTAAGATGATTGTTAAGGATGGAGAAGGGGCATCTAAATTTATTACTATTGAAATTCATGGAGCACCATCTATAAAAGCAGCTGAAAAAATAGCTTCAACTTTAGCTAACTCTCTTTTAGTAAAAACTGCCATTTATGGAGGTGACCCAAATTGGGGTCGTATTATGGCTGCTATTGGTCGGTCTGGTATAAAATTTGATCCTAAAAAGATTGATATTTATTTTGGTAATTTATGTCTAGTAAAATCTGGGATAGGGCAAGGAAAAGAAGATGAAGCTAAAAAATATCTTACTCAAAAAGAGATAAATATTAAAATTTATTTTCACAGAGGTAATAAAACAATCACTTGGTATGCTTGTGATTTGACACCAGAATATGTAAAATTAAACGCTTATTATCGGACATAA
- a CDS encoding response regulator, translating to MLRILLVEDDKDVAEVISQFLYMLGYFVDIAFSAEMALKLFNKNQYNLIITDGNLPGKDGLWLIQKIKKDSPFLPILGISGYGEIQIFLSAGADAFLSKPFTFQQLKEKIDFLLKDNLT from the coding sequence ATGTTAAGGATATTGTTAGTAGAAGATGATAAAGATGTAGCTGAGGTTATTTCACAATTTCTTTATATGTTAGGTTATTTTGTGGATATTGCATTTAGTGCTGAAATGGCTTTAAAGCTCTTTAATAAAAATCAGTATAATCTTATTATAACTGACGGAAATCTACCTGGCAAAGATGGTCTATGGCTAATACAAAAAATAAAAAAAGATAGTCCTTTCTTACCCATTTTAGGTATAAGTGGATATGGAGAAATTCAAATCTTTCTATCTGCTGGAGCAGATGCCTTTTTATCTAAGCCTTTCACATTTCAACAACTAAAAGAAAAAATAGATTTTCTATTAAAGGATAATCTTACTTGA
- the frr gene encoding ribosome recycling factor yields MLDEVYKDARTRMKKTLQVLEHDLGKIRTGRASVALVEEIKVDYYGTPTPLNQLASISVPESRLITIQPWDPSSLGAIEKAILKSDLGLTPTNDGKIIRISIPPLTEERRKELVKVVHKIGEEAKVAIRQIRRDANETLKKMKKNKEISEDEFHRGQEEVQKITDEFIKKVEEALKKKEDEILKF; encoded by the coding sequence ATGTTAGATGAAGTATATAAAGATGCAAGGACTCGAATGAAAAAAACATTACAAGTATTAGAGCATGATTTAGGGAAAATACGTACAGGTAGGGCTTCGGTAGCATTAGTAGAAGAAATAAAAGTAGACTATTATGGTACTCCAACCCCTCTTAATCAGCTTGCCTCTATTTCTGTACCAGAAAGCCGTCTTATCACTATACAACCCTGGGATCCTTCATCTTTAGGAGCTATTGAAAAAGCTATCCTTAAATCAGATTTAGGATTAACTCCTACAAATGATGGTAAAATTATCCGTATTTCTATTCCCCCACTAACTGAGGAAAGGCGGAAAGAATTAGTGAAAGTAGTACATAAAATTGGAGAAGAAGCAAAAGTAGCCATTAGACAAATTCGCCGAGATGCTAATGAAACACTGAAAAAAATGAAAAAAAATAAAGAAATTAGCGAAGACGAATTTCATCGTGGACAAGAAGAAGTACAAAAAATTACTGATGAATTTATCAAAAAAGTAGAAGAAGCATTAAAGAAAAAAGAAGATGAAATACTTAAATTTTAA
- the secA gene encoding preprotein translocase subunit SecA gives MLFKLLTKIVGTKNERELNRLSAIVDRINQLEPNIRKLSDAQLKEKTKEFKEKLERGATLDDLLPEAFAVVREAAVRVLGQRPFDVQVIGGIVLHEGKIAEMKTGEGKTLAATMPAYLNALLGKGVHIVTVNDYLAKRDSEWMGGIYRFLGLEVGVILHDMDDIERKKAYDADITYGTNNEFGFDYLRDNMKFDISEVVQRGHYYAIVDEVDSILIDEARTPLIISGPAERSTALFYQINRLIPHLKKDIDFTLDEKTKTAALTEAGVAKMEKLLKIENLYDPRYIEVLHVIYQCLRAHHLFKKDRDYIVKDGKVIIVDEFTGRLMPGRRYSEGLHQALEAKEGVEVQSEYQTLATITFQNYFRMYEKLAGMTGTAETEAAEFKEIYNLDVVVIPTHKEMIRIDYPDVIYKTERAKFKAVVREIKELYKQGRPVLVGTVSIEKSERLSEMLKKEGIPHAVLNAKHHAKEAEIVALAGQKGRVTIATNMAGRGTDIVLGEGVAELGGLHIIGTERHESRRIDNQLRGRAGRQGDPGSSRFYLSLEDDLLRLFGGERLSSLMDRFGMNEDEPIEHKWVSKAIENAQKRVEAHNFEIRKQLLEYDDVLNEQREIIYRQRREAMAGNLKETILGMIEDVAERLIETYCPKNIHPEEWDYEGLKKQVEQTFNLSLEKFNPYPSSQEALYSYITEMAKNAYFEKEKLFGSENMRFLERYIVLQVVDTLWREHLISMDYLREGIGLRGYGQKDPLQEYKREGFMMFHEMIERIKEQTIAHLFRVEIRREEEIADLRPETPKDMRLSHGEETKRTPVRRKTRKIGRNEPCPCGSGKKYKHCCGRNV, from the coding sequence ATGCTTTTTAAACTTTTGACTAAAATTGTTGGTACAAAAAATGAAAGAGAGCTTAATCGTCTTTCTGCTATTGTAGACAGAATTAATCAATTAGAACCAAATATAAGAAAATTAAGTGATGCTCAATTAAAGGAAAAAACAAAAGAATTTAAAGAAAAATTAGAAAGAGGTGCCACTTTAGATGATCTCTTACCAGAGGCATTTGCAGTAGTGCGTGAAGCAGCAGTAAGGGTATTGGGTCAGCGTCCTTTTGATGTTCAAGTTATTGGTGGCATTGTTTTACATGAAGGAAAGATTGCAGAGATGAAAACAGGCGAAGGAAAAACACTAGCTGCTACTATGCCTGCTTATTTAAATGCATTACTTGGTAAAGGAGTACATATTGTTACTGTAAATGATTATCTGGCTAAAAGGGATAGTGAATGGATGGGTGGTATTTATAGATTTTTGGGTTTAGAAGTTGGGGTTATTTTGCATGATATGGATGATATAGAACGAAAAAAGGCATATGATGCAGATATTACTTATGGAACAAACAATGAATTTGGTTTTGATTACTTAAGAGATAATATGAAATTTGATATTTCTGAAGTAGTCCAAAGAGGTCATTATTATGCAATTGTAGATGAAGTAGACAGTATTTTGATTGATGAGGCTCGTACTCCTCTTATTATTTCAGGCCCTGCTGAACGCAGTACTGCCTTATTTTATCAAATAAATCGTCTTATTCCTCATTTAAAAAAGGATATAGATTTTACACTAGATGAAAAAACAAAAACAGCTGCCCTAACTGAGGCTGGGGTAGCCAAAATGGAAAAACTTTTAAAAATAGAAAATCTTTATGATCCTCGTTATATAGAAGTACTTCATGTTATTTATCAATGTTTAAGAGCACATCATCTTTTTAAAAAGGATAGAGATTATATTGTTAAGGATGGAAAGGTAATTATTGTAGATGAATTTACTGGACGCCTTATGCCAGGAAGACGTTATAGCGAAGGTTTGCATCAAGCCTTAGAGGCAAAAGAAGGGGTTGAGGTTCAAAGTGAATATCAAACACTAGCTACCATTACCTTTCAAAATTACTTTAGGATGTATGAAAAATTAGCTGGTATGACAGGTACTGCTGAAACTGAGGCTGCTGAATTTAAAGAGATTTATAATCTTGATGTAGTAGTTATTCCTACACATAAAGAGATGATTCGCATTGATTATCCAGATGTAATTTATAAGACAGAAAGGGCAAAGTTTAAGGCTGTTGTAAGAGAGATTAAAGAACTTTATAAACAAGGAAGACCTGTTTTGGTAGGTACTGTTTCTATTGAAAAATCAGAAAGATTAAGTGAAATGCTGAAAAAAGAAGGTATTCCTCATGCCGTTTTAAATGCTAAGCATCATGCAAAAGAAGCTGAAATTGTTGCTTTAGCAGGTCAAAAAGGCAGAGTAACTATTGCTACTAATATGGCTGGTCGAGGTACAGACATTGTGTTAGGAGAAGGTGTAGCAGAACTAGGTGGATTACACATTATTGGTACAGAAAGGCATGAAAGTCGCCGGATAGATAATCAGCTTCGAGGTAGGGCAGGAAGACAAGGAGATCCCGGTTCCTCCAGATTTTATCTTTCTTTAGAAGATGACTTGTTGCGTCTTTTTGGTGGAGAACGTCTTTCATCATTAATGGATCGTTTTGGTATGAATGAAGATGAGCCTATTGAGCATAAATGGGTCTCAAAGGCTATTGAAAATGCTCAAAAAAGGGTAGAAGCTCATAACTTTGAAATCAGAAAGCAGCTTCTTGAATATGATGATGTTCTTAATGAACAAAGGGAAATCATTTATCGTCAACGGCGAGAAGCTATGGCAGGCAATCTTAAAGAAACTATTTTAGGCATGATAGAAGATGTTGCTGAAAGATTGATAGAAACATACTGTCCTAAAAACATCCATCCAGAAGAATGGGATTATGAAGGTTTAAAAAAGCAAGTAGAACAAACATTTAATTTATCTTTAGAAAAATTTAATCCCTATCCTTCTTCTCAAGAGGCATTATATTCTTATATTACTGAAATGGCTAAAAATGCCTATTTTGAAAAAGAAAAGCTTTTTGGTTCTGAAAATATGCGTTTTTTAGAAAGATATATTGTATTACAAGTAGTAGATACCCTTTGGCGAGAACACCTCATTTCTATGGACTATTTAAGAGAAGGTATTGGGTTGAGAGGTTATGGACAAAAGGATCCTCTTCAAGAATATAAGCGTGAAGGATTTATGATGTTTCATGAAATGATTGAAAGAATTAAAGAACAAACTATTGCCCATCTTTTTAGAGTAGAAATCAGAAGAGAAGAAGAAATTGCAGATTTACGTCCTGAAACTCCAAAGGATATGCGTTTAAGTCATGGTGAAGAGACAAAGAGGACACCAGTAAGACGTAAAACTAGAAAAATTGGGCGTAATGAGCCTTGTCCCTGTGGAAGTGGAAAGAAATACAAGCATTGTTGTGGAAGAAATGTATAA
- a CDS encoding nicotinate phosphoribosyltransferase gives MRPNNLALITDFYEFTMAACYYQKKMFAPATFSLFIREYPPNRGYFVSAGLEDVLEFLESFHFDQEDLDYLDSLSFFSKDFLHYLSTLRFTGDVFAIPEGRLFFKDEPILEITAPIIEAQLVETFVMNAINLQVTIATKAARCVHAAKGKKLVDFSLRRTQGIDAGLKVARVSYIAGFIGTSNVLAGKLYNIPVFGTMAHSFVTSFEREIDAFRAFAEMFPEDTVFLIDTYDTIIGAHKAAIVGKEMLNRGKKLKGVRLDSGDMASLSKEVKAIFKEAGLNDISIFASGGFDEYKIAKVIEEGAEIDAFGVGTKMGVSADAPYADIAYKLVNYDGRPVLKLSTGKRTLVGEKQVFRITDGNSLKKDIIALRDEELEGEPLLKPVMKKGKRLQSSPSLNEIRERFQLEFSMLDDTYKRLVNPETFPVELGPKLEALQKQVIFKVREKELGES, from the coding sequence ATGAGACCAAATAATCTTGCCCTTATAACAGATTTTTATGAATTTACTATGGCTGCTTGTTATTATCAGAAAAAAATGTTTGCACCGGCAACTTTTAGTCTTTTTATCCGAGAATATCCACCAAATCGAGGCTATTTTGTTAGTGCAGGACTCGAAGATGTTTTAGAATTTTTAGAATCTTTTCATTTCGATCAAGAAGATTTAGACTATCTTGATAGCCTTTCTTTCTTTTCAAAAGATTTTTTACATTATTTAAGTACTCTTCGTTTCACAGGAGATGTTTTTGCCATTCCTGAAGGTAGATTATTCTTTAAAGATGAACCTATTTTAGAAATAACTGCCCCTATCATTGAAGCACAGTTAGTAGAAACCTTTGTAATGAATGCTATAAATCTTCAGGTAACAATTGCTACTAAAGCAGCTAGGTGTGTTCATGCAGCTAAAGGAAAAAAATTAGTGGATTTTTCTTTAAGGCGCACTCAAGGAATAGATGCAGGTCTTAAAGTAGCAAGGGTAAGTTATATTGCAGGTTTTATAGGAACAAGCAATGTATTAGCTGGAAAACTATACAACATTCCTGTTTTTGGTACCATGGCGCATTCCTTTGTCACAAGCTTTGAAAGAGAAATAGATGCATTTAGAGCATTTGCAGAAATGTTTCCTGAAGATACAGTTTTTTTAATTGATACCTATGATACTATTATTGGTGCACACAAAGCAGCTATTGTAGGAAAAGAAATGTTAAATAGAGGGAAAAAATTAAAAGGTGTGAGACTTGATAGCGGTGATATGGCATCTTTAAGTAAAGAAGTAAAGGCAATTTTTAAAGAAGCAGGACTTAATGATATTTCTATCTTTGCCAGTGGTGGTTTTGATGAATATAAAATTGCTAAAGTTATTGAGGAAGGAGCAGAGATAGATGCATTTGGTGTAGGTACAAAAATGGGTGTTTCAGCTGATGCCCCTTATGCAGACATTGCTTATAAGCTTGTTAATTATGATGGACGTCCAGTACTAAAATTAAGTACAGGAAAAAGGACTTTAGTAGGTGAAAAACAGGTTTTTAGAATAACAGATGGAAATTCTCTTAAAAAAGACATTATTGCTTTAAGAGATGAGGAGCTTGAAGGAGAACCTTTGTTAAAACCAGTTATGAAAAAAGGAAAAAGATTGCAATCATCACCTTCATTAAATGAAATCAGAGAAAGATTTCAATTAGAATTCTCTATGCTGGATGACACTTATAAACGTTTAGTTAATCCTGAAACATTTCCAGTAGAATTAGGTCCTAAACTAGAAGCATTGCAAAAACAAGTTATTTTTAAAGTAAGAGAAAAAGAATTGGGGGAAAGTTAA
- the rpsB gene encoding 30S ribosomal protein S2, which produces MAYVTMKELLEAGVHFGHQTRRWNPKMKPYIFGARNGIYIIDLQKTVQLFKIAYDFIVEQVAQGKKVLFVGTKRQAKEAIEEEAKRCGMFYVSNRWLGGTLTNFQTIKKSIEKLKKLESMVEDGTIQNFTKKEALQIQRRIEKLRKNLEGIKDMEELPGVLYIVDPHKEKIAVHEARKLGIPIVAIVDTNCDPDEIDYVIPGNDDAIRAIRLITSRIADACIEGKERYEKEMATLAEEAAEEIPAESVASEEMASEQSLGE; this is translated from the coding sequence ATGGCCTATGTGACGATGAAAGAATTATTAGAAGCTGGTGTACATTTTGGTCACCAAACAAGGCGTTGGAATCCAAAGATGAAACCTTATATCTTTGGAGCACGTAATGGCATTTATATCATTGATTTACAAAAAACAGTCCAACTCTTTAAAATTGCCTATGACTTTATTGTTGAACAAGTAGCTCAAGGGAAGAAAGTTTTATTTGTTGGGACAAAACGTCAAGCAAAAGAAGCAATAGAAGAAGAAGCTAAACGGTGTGGTATGTTCTATGTAAGTAATCGTTGGTTAGGTGGCACTTTAACCAATTTTCAGACTATTAAGAAAAGCATTGAAAAATTAAAGAAATTGGAAAGTATGGTTGAAGATGGCACTATTCAAAACTTTACTAAAAAAGAGGCATTACAGATTCAGCGTCGAATTGAAAAATTGAGAAAAAACCTTGAAGGTATAAAAGATATGGAAGAATTGCCCGGTGTTCTTTATATTGTTGATCCTCACAAAGAAAAGATTGCTGTTCATGAAGCAAGAAAACTTGGTATTCCCATTGTTGCTATTGTAGATACAAATTGTGATCCTGATGAAATAGATTATGTCATACCAGGTAATGATGATGCCATTCGGGCTATTCGTTTAATTACTTCTCGTATTGCTGATGCATGTATTGAAGGGAAAGAAAGGTATGAGAAAGAGATGGCTACATTAGCCGAGGAAGCAGCTGAAGAGATACCAGCAGAATCAGTTGCTTCTGAAGAAATGGCATCAGAACAATCTCTAGGAGAATAG
- a CDS encoding helix-turn-helix domain-containing protein, producing MKRIISNIEIGEKIRFFRKQKGLTLMQLAEKIGVSFQQIQKYEKGYDRICVERLQQIAQAIGIPISYFFTNFNEVYYVQEKASSYDLIPKELQEILPLTKEEIIAIKNLRSLNKKIKKNFLEILDSLSKKTK from the coding sequence ATGAAACGAATTATTTCTAATATAGAAATAGGGGAAAAAATAAGATTTTTTCGGAAACAAAAGGGGCTTACACTGATGCAATTGGCAGAAAAGATAGGAGTATCTTTTCAACAGATACAAAAATATGAAAAAGGATATGATCGCATCTGTGTAGAAAGATTACAACAAATTGCTCAAGCTATAGGAATTCCTATTTCTTATTTTTTTACAAATTTTAATGAAGTTTATTATGTCCAAGAGAAAGCATCTAGTTATGATTTAATTCCAAAAGAATTACAGGAAATCCTACCATTAACAAAAGAAGAAATTATTGCCATTAAAAATTTGAGGAGTTTGAATAAAAAAATCAAAAAAAATTTTCTTGAAATCTTAGATTCTCTTTCAAAAAAAACAAAATAA
- the nrdR gene encoding transcriptional regulator NrdR: protein MKCPFCGALENKVVDSRLSRDNTAIRRRRECLKCGRRFTTYEYIEETQLMVIKKDGRREPFSPQKVLEGIKKACQKRPISIEQMEEFVRELEQSYQEMGLREVPTSDIGEKVMAKLHEWDKVAYVRFASVYRDFKDVHEFMRELEEILAHKKEKNG from the coding sequence ATGAAGTGTCCATTTTGTGGAGCGTTGGAAAATAAAGTAGTAGATTCAAGATTAAGTCGAGATAATACAGCCATTAGAAGAAGAAGAGAATGTTTAAAATGTGGTCGTAGGTTTACTACATATGAATATATAGAAGAAACTCAATTAATGGTTATTAAAAAAGATGGAAGGCGTGAACCTTTTAGTCCTCAAAAGGTACTTGAAGGAATAAAAAAGGCTTGTCAAAAGCGCCCTATTAGTATTGAGCAGATGGAAGAATTTGTAAGAGAATTAGAGCAAAGTTATCAAGAGATGGGATTAAGAGAAGTACCTACTTCTGATATTGGTGAGAAAGTAATGGCAAAATTACATGAATGGGATAAGGTCGCTTATGTAAGATTTGCTTCTGTTTACCGAGATTTTAAAGATGTCCATGAATTTATGCGAGAATTAGAAGAAATTTTAGCCCATAAAAAAGAAAAGAATGGATAA
- the tsf gene encoding translation elongation factor Ts, whose amino-acid sequence MPVSMAQIKELRERTGAGIMDCKHALEASQGDMEKAIEWLRKKGMAKAQKRAGRTALEGLVHAYIHAGGKIGVLVEVNCETDFVARTEDFQKFVKEIAMQIAATNPLVVSKEDLSSEIIEREREIYRQQAIASGKPEKVIERIVEGKLEKFFEEACLLEQPYIRDDSLKVKDLLNELVAKTGEKIVIRRFVRFQLGEKLADETQVSKGSA is encoded by the coding sequence ATGCCAGTAAGTATGGCTCAAATAAAGGAATTAAGGGAAAGGACTGGTGCGGGGATTATGGATTGCAAGCATGCATTAGAGGCGTCGCAAGGGGATATGGAGAAAGCAATTGAATGGTTGCGAAAAAAGGGAATGGCTAAGGCTCAAAAAAGGGCAGGTAGGACAGCATTAGAAGGTCTTGTTCATGCCTATATTCATGCAGGTGGTAAAATTGGCGTATTAGTAGAAGTTAATTGTGAAACGGACTTTGTTGCTAGGACAGAAGACTTTCAGAAATTTGTTAAAGAGATTGCTATGCAAATTGCTGCTACTAATCCTTTAGTTGTAAGTAAAGAAGACTTATCTTCAGAGATAATTGAAAGAGAAAGAGAGATTTACCGTCAACAAGCAATTGCCTCAGGTAAGCCAGAAAAAGTAATAGAAAGGATTGTAGAAGGTAAATTAGAAAAATTTTTTGAAGAAGCTTGTTTATTAGAACAGCCCTACATTCGTGATGATTCTTTAAAAGTCAAAGATTTATTAAATGAATTGGTAGCAAAAACAGGTGAAAAAATAGTAATTCGCCGTTTTGTTCGGTTTCAATTAGGAGAAAAATTGGCAGATGAAACTCAAGTATCAAAGGGTAGTGCTTAA
- the amrA gene encoding AmmeMemoRadiSam system protein A — MSLNKEQKKFLLSLARDTIMATLQNRELPQVRVDESELTKYCGAFVTLHKNGQLRGCIGSLIGEKPLYLTVQEMAIEAAFRDPRFPPVSLEEMKNIEIEISVLSPLERITDVNQIKVGVHGIYLIKGFNRGVLLPQVATEHGWDRDTFLDHTCLKAGLPPGCWRSGAEIYIFSAEIFSEKELGIID; from the coding sequence ATGTCTCTTAATAAAGAACAAAAAAAATTTTTATTATCCCTTGCTCGGGATACCATTATGGCTACACTTCAAAATCGAGAATTACCTCAAGTGCGAGTTGATGAATCCGAACTTACAAAATATTGTGGAGCCTTTGTTACACTACACAAAAATGGTCAATTAAGAGGTTGTATTGGTTCTCTTATAGGAGAAAAACCCCTTTATCTCACTGTTCAGGAAATGGCGATTGAAGCAGCATTTCGTGATCCTCGTTTTCCTCCAGTAAGCTTAGAAGAGATGAAAAATATTGAAATTGAAATATCAGTTCTTTCTCCTTTAGAGAGGATTACAGATGTAAATCAGATAAAAGTAGGTGTACATGGAATTTACTTAATAAAGGGATTTAATCGTGGAGTCCTTTTACCTCAAGTAGCAACAGAACATGGTTGGGACAGAGATACATTTCTTGACCATACCTGCCTCAAAGCTGGATTACCACCTGGATGTTGGCGTTCGGGGGCAGA